One Candidatus Melainabacteria bacterium genomic window carries:
- a CDS encoding cytoplasmic protein: MVVAETSAKNSELIKQLMFRRARKVLLPVPTGQQPAEAPVIAAFFKNLESVGYEFSPELMSACQNLSVEELDRLNDWLMSSIKIARGNKSFAPMYPNFPRQVMETGKATLYLNAVCHYIASGKWLPEFKKENREALDERGHMQRMDVGASSDVLTIFRNIITANTSVSQQDKDDLCSIIHYFGDETFALIPTAIPNRENKAFLLGKLIGKGEQALAIAQTLCTTATDVLRLAVSMSDGDVSLATPCKFRSFKRAERRALLNLLEKQNNIQEDMLRWKERWKRLGERLHPLELEKTHPESALAFMLIRNNLKLVKFNTKVEAAFVARDADQLIDLLRTRPGEFARRLDHLLRNHPDKQLDVAAAFADVASQVSTPVLLQVMHHFKHRPRMGELRVFLPKSDVGKAQVIPSKLPDLADTICGTIACECRATLVKRFAKLAPLGKCYIEPGLSKFAVPGSQRSAAKTLRTIARGSRLALPKGDTLRFFIWWKNGKDRTDLDLSAILFREDFSYIDVVAYYNLKNFGGHHSGDIVNAPFGASEFIDISTARCRERDVRYVVMCVTSFTQQPYCDLPECFAGWMSREKPDSGEIYEPRTVFDRLDLTANTKIALPAIFDLQAKEIIWLDLSLKGVPHWSNNVGNNLHNIQWTMKAFSEREWLNLNELLHMHVEARGQLVNTEEEADTVFSVAKETPFHLERIASEFLSD; the protein is encoded by the coding sequence ATGGTCGTAGCGGAAACGTCGGCGAAAAATTCCGAACTCATTAAACAGCTGATGTTTCGACGCGCACGCAAAGTACTGTTGCCGGTGCCGACAGGACAACAACCAGCGGAAGCGCCAGTCATTGCCGCTTTTTTCAAGAATCTCGAATCAGTCGGATACGAATTCTCGCCTGAATTAATGAGCGCCTGTCAAAATCTTTCTGTCGAAGAACTCGATCGGTTAAATGATTGGCTGATGTCATCGATTAAAATTGCCCGTGGAAACAAATCGTTCGCGCCAATGTATCCTAACTTTCCACGCCAGGTGATGGAAACCGGCAAAGCTACACTCTATCTGAACGCCGTTTGTCACTATATTGCAAGCGGCAAGTGGTTGCCCGAGTTCAAAAAAGAAAACCGCGAGGCGCTTGACGAGCGCGGTCACATGCAGCGGATGGACGTAGGTGCAAGCAGTGATGTACTGACCATCTTTCGTAACATCATTACTGCTAATACCTCGGTATCTCAGCAAGACAAGGATGACTTATGCTCTATCATCCACTATTTCGGTGACGAGACTTTTGCCTTAATACCGACTGCAATACCAAACCGAGAGAACAAAGCGTTCCTACTCGGGAAGCTCATTGGTAAAGGCGAGCAGGCATTAGCGATAGCCCAAACACTATGCACGACCGCAACAGATGTTCTCAGATTGGCAGTTTCAATGAGTGATGGCGATGTCTCGCTTGCGACGCCATGCAAATTCCGCTCATTCAAAAGAGCCGAAAGGCGCGCTCTGCTAAATCTGCTGGAAAAACAGAATAACATTCAGGAAGATATGCTGCGCTGGAAGGAACGTTGGAAGCGCCTGGGCGAAAGGCTGCATCCCCTGGAACTGGAAAAGACTCACCCAGAGTCTGCTTTAGCTTTTATGCTAATTAGAAACAACCTGAAACTGGTGAAATTCAATACCAAGGTAGAAGCAGCATTCGTTGCCAGAGACGCTGACCAATTGATTGACTTGCTCCGCACAAGGCCAGGAGAGTTCGCCCGCAGATTGGACCATTTGCTGCGCAACCACCCTGATAAACAATTAGATGTTGCAGCCGCGTTCGCCGATGTAGCCTCACAAGTATCGACTCCTGTGCTTTTGCAAGTTATGCACCATTTCAAACACCGCCCGCGCATGGGCGAACTTCGAGTGTTCCTGCCCAAAAGCGATGTTGGGAAAGCGCAAGTAATTCCAAGCAAACTGCCCGATCTTGCAGACACCATATGCGGCACCATCGCTTGCGAGTGTCGAGCTACGCTGGTAAAGCGATTCGCCAAACTTGCACCTCTCGGCAAGTGCTACATCGAGCCGGGTTTAAGCAAATTTGCCGTGCCGGGCTCGCAAAGAAGTGCCGCAAAAACGCTTCGCACCATTGCTCGCGGCAGCAGGCTGGCACTGCCCAAAGGTGACACCCTCAGATTTTTTATCTGGTGGAAAAACGGCAAGGATCGCACTGACCTTGATTTGTCTGCAATATTGTTCAGAGAAGACTTTTCGTATATCGACGTTGTTGCCTACTACAACTTGAAAAACTTTGGCGGACACCACAGCGGCGACATTGTGAATGCACCGTTTGGCGCAAGCGAATTCATCGATATCTCAACTGCACGCTGTCGTGAAAGGGATGTGCGCTATGTCGTCATGTGCGTGACAAGCTTCACTCAACAACCATACTGCGATTTACCGGAATGCTTTGCTGGTTGGATGTCCCGCGAAAAGCCTGATTCAGGTGAAATTTACGAACCACGCACCGTATTCGACCGATTGGATCTCACCGCAAATACAAAAATTGCGCTGCCAGCAATTTTTGATCTGCAGGCGAAAGAAATCATCTGGCTAGATTTGTCGCTGAAGGGCGTTCCACACTGGTCAAATAATGTAGGCAACAATTTGCATAACATCCAGTGGACAATGAAAGCATTCAGCGAACGAGAATGGCTCAACCTCAACGAATTACTCCATATGCACGTAGAGGCGCGAGGACAATTGGTGAACACGGAAGAGGAAGCCGATACCGTGTTTTCTGTGGCAAAGGAGACACCCTTTCATCTCGAACGCATTGCAAGCGAATTTTTAAGCGACTGA